The sequence CTAAAACTTCTAATATCCACAACTAGTGACGAATTTAGCAATCCAAGCACTCTTGTATggtcatatatatttattattattttttgacaaatatatctatattttcattttatgtcGGAAGTAACatattcaaattccaaattattttttaaatatttatcgcatacaaatatatacacataaaaatTGACACATAGCAGTTGCTTTAAGGTGGATCATGTGAAAAAGGCATGCCTAAATGCTAAAATAATGATAgtcactttttttaatttgtacttGATTGATGAAATGGAGTTATGTAAAATGTAATTACTCATggagctttttttttccttttttttttttttgaccaatAATTACTCATGGAggttcaattaaaaaaatgaaaaaagaagggTTTACTTGTTGAAAAATGGGAtgagttttttatattttattttttaactttatctaatctataaaatatattaggAAACAGTCTTATAAGAGCATCCCTAAATGATTCTTTAtccattataaattatttattttaaaaaatcaatatctaAAAACAAGTTCTAATCCACTctgtattttgactttttaaaatacagaATGGGTTTGGCTTTCCAAATTTAGAGAGTCAGCCACAATCtttatatctaatattatttaatgcttatcaaattccaaagtcactatattatattaatctattttaattactatttattgtcaaaaagcacaaaataaaaaagaagaaaatatacataacaataaatgtttattgataaataaaaataaagagtgaTATAAAAAGTATTGTTGgagaagttttaaaaattttactctctatgtttaaaaatactttttattatatgaaagattctttttatttttaaagaatctcTTAAGGATGTTCTAAGACTATCAATTATAAAGATCAGGAGAAGtcatctttataattttttttaaatactaagGGTAGAAGATTCAAATTCAACATCTTTGTCCAGGGTAATAAACCTTAGTAACAGCGACTGCATTTGTatggttaattattttaatgctaCAGGTATTCCAAGGACATATTTACTCcaactatttttatttacttatttatttttgttagaaaGATTAAATATTACtcataaaacagaagtattaaaaatttcaaaaacaaagtTGGGGTCTCTGTAAGAATACAAAAAGCTTTTGATTAAGCCTACAGAAGAAGTTGGGCTTACCGATCCCATAACTTGGGCTTGAAGATGACCCCATTAGGATTCAGGTATTCGGGCTTCAAGTTAGGTACATAATGCGCCATAGCCCATTAAATATGATTTGGGTACTATATACACGACACAAATTTCTACTCCCACTTCATTTTATTGAAATTGCTAAAGTATCCTTGGCCgtttattttcaattgtttcCTTCTCTTCCAACCAAATATGGAGCTGCCGCTGCCGGCAGAAGACCATCGGCAGCTTCATCTTCAAGATGATAACAATTTGGAGCTGTCAAAGTTGGTTCCACTTGATCAAATTGAAGCAGCAACAATAGTGCAGGGAATTCTTGAATACTTGTATCCTGAATAACTGTACTGGTGGAGTTACTAATAGGACAGAGGGCTTTGATGTTCGATGGCCCAGAAGATGAGAGAAATCTAGCTCAGTATTTCCATCATTCCTTGAAAGAAGGTCGATTGTTTGTAGTCCTTGAGAGCAATATAAACGAGGAAGAGAACGAGAAGCAAATTAAGGAAATGGCAGAGCCAGGAAAAAACCGactaagaaaaacaaagaagcaGCTTTGGGTTAATAAGGAGGTCATAAACGTGGAAGAAGTTGAGTACTTGCTTGATGAGACTTCCAATGCAAATGCTAGTAGCATTATACAACTTCTGCATATGACAGCATGAGGAACCATGTAGCATTGGACTTCTAGGGGAGATAAGCAGATTAAgcgtatataatatttaaagctGGGGACATTGGACAACCTGTCCTCATgttgttataatttttattctttgaatattcaattttgttttcaatgtTGCAAAAGTTTTGAAGAAATTTGTTAGACTTATTAGTTTGGACAAGCTCCTatgtgtaatatatatgtttatatttctatgacattttttattttattttttccaaaaaaagagTATTATATATGATACTGTTGaagaatttgttttcaaattcaagTGTTCAAAAAAATTAGTATCACTAGCACAAACAAAGGAGCTGCTATtctataaaacaataatatttttctctacTAAGCGTagtcgccaaaaaaaaaaaaaaaaaaaaaatcatatgcaaATCACTAATAATAAGCATATACATTAACTCTAAGCATATATTGCAAATTAACACTGCTGACAATTAAAGAGAtactgaaatataaatattgtatattcAATCACataatcaaaggaaaaaaataaaaaataaaaaaaataaaaataaaaataaaaacaccaaAGTGGAACTAAAACTTTGTCCAAAGTTCCAAAGCAAGACAATAACTCAATTGATAAACAACGATACTAGGCACTAGAGAGTAGAGCTCATAAATTGACTATAGCACAAAGAATGACTAGTAAAAGCACATTTACTTTGTCTTCTTCTAActttttttccaataataatgggtaaatatattcAGCCACTATGAGAAATATCACTTTTGATATCACAAATTGAGAGGAGGGACTAGAAAATGTTTGGATAAAGGCATACATTTTTCTTCCTCATGTCTCTTTGCTTCTAAAAGTTCCTTCCCCATTTAAATCCTTTCATggtaaaataagaaagaaaagaaattgttaTTCCAAATTTCAATTCTCAAGCCAAGGCACTCATAAAAgcgaataaaataaataagaagaacAGTACTGTCGTATGTACACAACATATCTTGCTCAAGACCTTTTTTTGTAATCGGGAGGTTCTGAAAATGTGTTAGCAATTAAAACCAGAAAGCTAATGATAGTCATTAAAACTATCATTTTTTTGGCAGAaccattaaaaccaaaaagcTAGTgataatctattttttttattattattattatttttatataatcttGTTAAAGATGTTTGTTTAGTTGCTGAGAAATAAAGATCAAGCATGGAAAACGGTTTTCGATTATTTGGAAAATGGTTTTGAAACTTAAGAACCCCTTCAAAGTTCAACCAAATTCCCTATTTGCAAGCCATAATCTGCAACTTACAAACCAGTTAAAACATGGCAAAGCAATGGTAACAAATGAGAACCAAATTGACACCATATAAATTAGACTTTGACCTAAAAAAATTGcacaaaaactcaaaaaaaaaaaaaaactcacaatTGAAAAGGCTAGAGTGAGCAAATTTAGAGAGAGACGGAGCATAAATTTATGAAGGCTtctattcaaattcaaaaagagacagagcaaaggaaaaaagaggAACTAAAACAGAATGAgactaaaaattgataaaaacagaaatcaattaaaataataatcaaatacaAGGATCTAAAACCATGGAGATGATAAACTCACTAATCCGAGATCAAACTCCATATGAGTCGAAATCAAGTCAGATGAATGAAAGAGTGAGAATTGCTTGAGGTAAATGCATAAAGAAGCAAATCATCTACAATGAGGGTTTGGTTGCAGATCACCAATAGTGAGGGTTTAGTCCTGAGTCCAAGAGCAAGATTTTGATATGATTGCTTTGGTGTAAAATTTCTTTGGTGAGAATGTTTACTATTAGGCCTGaagatgaatttagttaaactTGAGGGATGATTTTGGAATTAGGCTAAACCTTAGATGTTATTGATGAAATTAACtgtaaaaaaactaataataaaattgttgatGGCAAGGAGAtacaaagaaaaaggaaaaattttattcatgccTTTCGATTTTTTCCTAATCACACAGTTTCCaagcttttgaaaaataattatatagatTCATTTGTCAGTTTTCATCAATCTAAagctataattatattttcattatattattcaatgcttaaatgcttatttttaatctcttttttttaccttaactgttaaaattaattgttattggcaaggagataaaaagaaaaaggaaaaattttatttatgcatttcGATTTTTTCCTAATTACACATAGTTTCaaagcttttgaaaaataatcatttaaactcatttgttagtttttttcaGTCTAAagctataattatattttcattattttattcaatacttaaatttttatttttaatatttttttagccttaactgttaaaattaattgataaaaatgataaattagtctattttgatatatatagtaaacaaaagagaaattaatgattaattttcaaaaagagtaaaatttaaatgtaattatgaCAAACAAAGGgggtttaaatgaaatttatgtttatattcATTGAACTCTTAATAGTGGTGCAAatatcaattagttaattttttttattatcatgttAACCATACAgatttagaaaacaaaattgtttaaaaatatcattagaaAAACTACTAGTTTTTAATGCATGATAAATACATAGATTATGTaaaccatttttttaataactagaaaagaaaaaaactatagGATGCATTCATgatctaaatttttaatttttactaacttatcaataaaattctGAAACTAAAATGTTCTTACTCATTAGTTATTGCAGAAAATATACTCCAAAAATATtactcacccaaaaaaaaaaaaaaaaagaactttgaaGATATTGAAATTCATAGTTAGTGAAACCAAGTGTGtgttagaattttttaattaatgaagaTATATAAACAATGGTAAATTACCATAGGCTAAATAAAACAAAGTTGTCTTCGAACCTAAAACCGAACAAGTTTTTTTGGCAAATACAATTTCCTCCATTAGAGTGGGTCCTAAAAGACAAAATTTTCTCTCATATAAACttacaagtaaaaaaaaaaaaaaaaaaaaaaaaacgaaacagCCTTATAGTtcaatgatatatttttatttcattttattgacAAAGCAGagtctttcaattttttattttttttgaataaagaaAACGTACATAAGTATACTCATCTGAGAAAGACCATATAACAAAATAGTCATATACTTTGgaagacaaaataattatattttattttcatatatggctgaacaaatatttattaaaaaatctttATAATGGTTAGAAAGAattttctgcttcttcttcataCTGTTTCATATTTGCCAAATTTCAGAGTGAAGCAAAGTTTTTTCTCATATTGATAACGTTCAAAAATCATTGGAAAGAATATATAAACAATCACAACATGTTACCTTTTTTAATGCTTAACAATAactgtttttatattttgtttcattATCGTCACATGTATTTGCTTagtaagaaagaaataatacacagaGGTCTTTCACAGGCACcaaagtggtttttttttttttttttttttttttttttgggtgaaaaaatttgaaaagttgTTACTCCAAAGGCCCCATACTGTTCTAGAGAAATGGGATTTCTTATGATCTTTGTAGTTAAAAGATGGTTACTTGCTCTAGAAATGGCTATGGatgtaaattttatagttatttcactacatttttaatttgcataaccatatatatatatatatatatatttttttttggtttatgtaAAAACCTTGTAAGCAAATTTGATAGAAGAATACAAGCTGAAAATTATTGTGattcatatatttgtttgtaGAACAACCTCTAGCCAGAGCTTTTGGTACCATACTCACAGAAATTAGATTAGATAGCTCACTTAAAATTTGTTTGAGCTTTTTCCTACATAATTACATAACTTTACTCGTGAACTCTTGTACAATATCTATACTTCACTTGCAATAAGATTATTTAGTTTGCGTTaactaataaaaacatatatgttatatttatcCTTTCATATTTAATTCTATTAAAGCACACGGACCATCCTTAGCATAgggtaaattacataaaaataaaaaaaatacactagTTGATATTTTTTCATAGACCCCtctgtttttaataattatacaaattttcctttaatttctatttttatttcaatatttaccCTTATGAGGCAATGACATATTATTACTAGTCGAATTTCATAACTACCCTTGTGCGGTAAtgattacaaaatatatatatatatatatatatatcattaaaaaaaaaaaaacactagcttTTTATTCATGATAAATGCATAACATTACGTaatagataagaaaaaaaaccatAGGACGCCAATTCATGatctaaaattacaaaaaaatttcatcagTGAAAATACATTAGAAAAAACTACTAGTTTTTTAATGCATGATAAATACTAACCATTAtgtgaaacaatttttttttttttttatagaaatagaaaaaacaaaagaaataaaaataatatagaatttaaatttatttttaataatttaataagaaGTAATAAACTACAAGTTCTTCCATACCACCATGATTACCATGTGGGAAGGTGAACATTGGAATACTTTTTAACattatcataatatttttatcttttagatCTTGTACTTCGCAGCCTAGATATTCACCCTCTAATCACCTGCCACGTAAGAAGAATTTACGAAGATTACCAGCTTCTAATCAAGCGGTGAGCAAAAGAGGTCCAGTGGGTAGTCCTTGATAGTAaatatagtaaatatatatatatatatatatatgtatatgtatatgtgaaaAGCACATtactaaaaccctaaaattccAAAAccctaatataaaaaataaaaataaaaagttaaatatttttaatttttcggcTCCGCTTTTCATTCCCAGTTTTTTAATTGCAATTGTActctatatctctctctctctcttactctttcactctctctctctctctctctctcttactctttctttctctctcttaaaaAAGTTGATGATCCACCGAACCGGAGAAGCTgcattatttctttttgtaattttcccGGAATCCAAacacctaaaaaagaaaaaaacctaaaataaaaaccataaagagagggaaaaggaaatTCTGAATGGATTCAAGAGAAATACAAGCACCACCTCCATCAGCCCCACCAAACATGATGGTGGGACCCACTTCGTACCCCACGGCGATGTCTTgcaccaacaacaacaatgctTCGTCCATGATCAGCCCTAACTCCATGGGCGGTGCGGCTCCGACGATGATGGGTGGGcccggtggtggtggtggtggtggtggtcgaTTCCCTTTCAACTCGATTGCCCCACAACACGTTTCGAAACCCCTTGATTCTCTCGCTTCTCATCCCTATGATGGATCTTCGTCTCCTGGTTTGAGGCCCTGCGCTAGTGGTGGTAGTGGCGGCGGTTTCAATATCGATTCCGGGTCCAAGAAGAAGAGGGGTCGGCCCAGGAAGTATTCCCCTGATGGTAATATTGCTCTTCAATTGGCTCCTACCCCAATTTCTTCTTCAACTGCTGGCCATGGCGATTCAAGCAACACTCCCTCCTCAGAGCCTTCCGCCAAGAAGAATAGGGGAAGGCCTCCAGGTTCCGGAAAGAGGCAATTAGACGCATtgggtatttgtttttttttcagtttctgaattttgtttttacggtgcattttttttttccttttgtttttttaacaagtATGATCTTTGTTTTGTTGTgtgttttgtgtgtttttgcAGGAGTTGGTGGAATCGGTTTTACACCTCATGTTATTATGGTGAAAGCTGGAGAGGTATGTGGGTTTTCTGGACTGTAATGTTGGGTTatgtgtgtttttttgtttaatttttattgtgcatttttgaaaatttggttCTTATATGAAATTATTGTAAACTTCAAACTGTTATTTGATGAAGACTAAAAAAACTAGGTTACTTGGTTAAAGGTGATTAAAGATCGAAGTGATGCATGTCATTAGTTTCTGTTCTCCTACAGAAGGTTGTGTGTGGCAGTGCTGATGTGATAGAAAATAGGAAATTTCACTTGCTCTTTTAGTGCCTACATTATTGACTATACGGTGGAATATTAAGAAACTAGTTTTCAGATTTCCTATTCACTATTGCATTGGAAAGTCTATCCTTTTATGgtgtattatatttatttatttcctttttttttttcactttttattataatttcctGTTTCATACTATAAACTTGATGCATCACTATTTAGTGGAGTTAAGTGAGTTAAGCAGAGTGGTCTAGGCATAACACACTAGACATCAACTTCTAAGGTTGCTTAAAAGGAAAATTGAGGTTCTACAGGCATAGTTACTGAGAGATTATCCGTTGAGAGCAACCTGAAGTTGCAATGTGAGTTGAGTTGGTTTAGGTATTTTAATTGAGCAAAAGTTATTTGGTTATGGGACTTAAGATACCATAAATGATGACCTAATACAAGTGTAATAATGATTTGAAGTTATATTTATGATGGGAGAGACTTCAAGTTATATTTATGATAGGAGAGACTTCAAGTTATGTTTATGATATGAGAGACGTGAAGTTGTATTTATGATATGAGAGAGTTTATAGGATGTAAGATTCCATCTTAATCCTTCATTTAGATTGATATGTTGCATGGTAGAATATTTTCAAGGTTGTTCAGTAATCTATGTGAGTTACAGAATCTACCAGATTCTTGTTAATGTGGCCAATATTATTTAAGAATTTATGttggaataattttttattctatgaATGTTATGTCTATGGTTGTCCACTGTCAGTATACTAATATATAGGAGGCTCCAGCTGTATCTGCAGTGGCAATTTTGTAAAAGGTGATTGAAGAAACAACTTTAGTAAACGACACTCGGGTGATTTAAGAAACAGCTTTAGTAAACGACACCCGTAAACAtgacaattttaatttggaaGTTAAAACCGTTACAATAGGATGAAAAAGTCGGTTTGAAAAGAATGCTTCCATGTCCCTCATCTTTTTCTGTACCTCCttaattgatttttcttctttccaagTAAGCCAAAAGAACTCTAGGACTGCATTAATGCATGCTTCATAAGAAAAGCATTCTTGGTAGCACATCCAGTGATATTACAGTTTACAAGAAACTGCTAGTTAAAAGTTTCCAATGGAACATTATGTCAGCTATTTGCttagaaatttttaaatgatgAGAAGAATAGAGAAAAGTTGAAGTTTAGTTTGAAAACATTCCATATTTGTTCTTATAGCAATATTGTTCCTTCTTCTTGAGTCTTTCATGTGAATGAGGTAATCTTGTAACTATTAGAAGCCTTTCTTTTTGATACCTGAGTGCAGCTCTAAGATGTCATATGAGTTCTAAATATTCAATTAGTTTGACAGATTTTTATTTCACAGTAATTGAATTATGAGGATCTTATATTTCTCGTATTGATTTCTTTTAGATTTGGAAAAAATTCAGTGCTGACTAATTTTCGAGttataaaactcattttttatatatgattgAGTTCTTATCTTGCAAAAAGAACAATGAACAAGAAGATTGGAGTATTAAGGAAGGTTAGagttactttttttctttatttaattgtacC comes from Ziziphus jujuba cultivar Dongzao chromosome 6, ASM3175591v1 and encodes:
- the LOC107430497 gene encoding AT-hook motif nuclear-localized protein 13, translated to MDSREIQAPPPSAPPNMMVGPTSYPTAMSCTNNNNASSMISPNSMGGAAPTMMGGPGGGGGGGGRFPFNSIAPQHVSKPLDSLASHPYDGSSSPGLRPCASGGSGGGFNIDSGSKKKRGRPRKYSPDGNIALQLAPTPISSSTAGHGDSSNTPSSEPSAKKNRGRPPGSGKRQLDALGVGGIGFTPHVIMVKAGEDIASKIMAFSQQGPRTVCILSANGAICNVTLRQPAMSGGTVTYEGRYEIISLSGSFLLSENNGGRSRTGGLSVSLAGPDGRVLGGGVAGMLMAASPVQVIVGSFVAEGKRSNSNILKSGPSAAASQMLNFGAPMVAGSPPSQGGSSESSDEDRSSPLNRGPPSLYANPTQPIHMQMYQIWTGQTQQ